From Geitlerinema sp. PCC 9228, one genomic window encodes:
- a CDS encoding PAS domain S-box protein: MYRRRFPFQNTILWQRPWRSILILSLLTLAAFAGNYLSVPLFFGVDLLFGSIFVFLVAAIYGIGWGSLVALIASSYTWQLWGHPYAIIIFTLEAVCVGWCWQRGRRNLALVDALYWLLLGMPLVWLFYSVVMGMETTAALLILLKQPVNGIFNALIATQILYAIPSHWRAIAAFDNRNNNRYWQSREISFQEIFSSVLVTSVVLTVFCITVWQGRATLPKIEQNVYNRLSQVSTDLLETVRLWHQPHQQLLQAIADTAASHRINSTPVRSQVQLSHQAFPDFLKIYVTDANGRATISVPATNERGETIIGQNFSGESSFQQVRQTKTPQISEVHQDAANQTPHFGTAIPIVTSDRFAGMVYGSISIDTLEEILKNVTQNQNNQRTTSSTSPQLHNIEILLLGKENQPLASNSSQEPLQPWQPTRKQRQVHRELYQQFPEQDNLPAMKQWRQSRYILQTPTVETLPWKFVVQTPASSAVENLQIVYIQHLAVVLVCAAVSLLIAPLASRKLVASLDQLAELTQDLPEKLFQQRTIYWDQSDIREVNSLIANFRQTSASLSSKIWEIERAKVTLEERVTERTQELSHLNERLQDRIQEVQESKAALLESEKRFRLVVEYAPIGVAMVDNTGTPLFVNTCLSKMLGYSKEELCQMDFTQFTYKEDIDLDVQLYQGLMGGLRDSYTLDKRFINKTGELIWGDLTVAAVRREEENATFAVAMVRDVTERHLAEQKLRELSDRLELALQAGKIGVWEWDVTNDILFWDDRMYELFDIPPSVQPLSYQTFISRVHPDDRSYVETTLQNAIANREKFDCEFRIVLDDGTIRFIKGDSIVRYGENHNEPTRTIGINWDLSDRKHTEEQLRQTNRELERATRLKDEFLANMSHELRTPLNSILGMCEGLQEEVFGTLTDKQHKSLTTIERSGKHLLDLINEILDLSKIESGKLELEIQEVSLYDICQSSLTFVRQMAYKKISI, from the coding sequence ATGTACCGCCGTCGCTTTCCATTCCAAAATACAATTTTATGGCAACGTCCCTGGCGTTCTATTTTGATCCTATCCCTGCTCACCCTAGCCGCCTTTGCTGGTAATTATTTGAGCGTTCCCCTCTTTTTTGGCGTGGATTTGCTGTTTGGCAGCATTTTTGTGTTTCTGGTCGCCGCCATTTACGGAATTGGCTGGGGAAGCTTGGTAGCATTGATTGCCAGCAGCTATACATGGCAGTTGTGGGGACATCCCTACGCCATCATTATTTTCACCCTAGAAGCCGTATGTGTGGGATGGTGTTGGCAACGGGGTCGCCGCAACTTAGCCTTGGTGGATGCTTTGTACTGGTTGCTACTGGGAATGCCGCTGGTGTGGTTGTTTTATAGCGTGGTTATGGGAATGGAGACCACAGCAGCGTTGTTAATTTTGCTCAAACAGCCAGTTAACGGTATTTTTAACGCCTTAATTGCCACTCAGATATTATATGCCATTCCCTCTCATTGGAGAGCGATCGCAGCTTTTGACAATCGCAACAACAATCGCTATTGGCAGAGTCGAGAAATCTCCTTTCAGGAAATCTTTTCCAGTGTCTTGGTTACCTCCGTCGTCTTAACAGTATTTTGTATCACCGTCTGGCAAGGACGTGCCACCCTCCCCAAAATAGAACAAAACGTCTACAATCGCCTGAGCCAGGTTTCCACCGACCTCCTAGAAACCGTCCGTTTGTGGCACCAACCCCACCAGCAACTCCTACAGGCAATCGCCGATACCGCAGCCTCCCACCGAATCAATAGCACACCAGTTCGGTCGCAAGTTCAACTATCCCACCAAGCATTTCCCGATTTTCTGAAAATCTATGTCACCGACGCCAACGGCAGAGCAACCATCTCAGTACCAGCTACCAACGAACGTGGGGAAACCATCATCGGTCAAAACTTTTCTGGTGAGAGCTCTTTCCAACAAGTCCGACAAACCAAAACCCCACAAATCAGCGAAGTTCATCAAGATGCTGCCAACCAAACCCCCCATTTTGGGACAGCGATTCCCATCGTAACAAGCGATCGCTTTGCAGGAATGGTCTACGGTTCCATCAGTATAGACACCTTAGAAGAAATTCTCAAAAACGTAACCCAAAACCAGAACAACCAAAGAACAACCAGTTCCACATCGCCGCAACTACACAACATAGAAATCCTATTGTTAGGAAAAGAAAACCAACCCCTAGCCAGCAACAGCTCCCAAGAACCCTTACAACCTTGGCAACCCACCAGAAAACAGCGACAAGTCCACCGAGAACTTTACCAACAGTTCCCCGAACAAGACAATTTACCAGCCATGAAACAGTGGCGGCAATCTCGGTATATTTTACAAACACCAACAGTGGAAACGTTGCCTTGGAAATTCGTAGTACAAACGCCAGCATCTTCCGCCGTTGAAAACCTGCAAATCGTGTACATTCAACACCTAGCAGTCGTATTGGTGTGTGCAGCCGTCTCCTTACTCATAGCACCTTTAGCCAGCCGCAAACTAGTAGCTTCCTTAGACCAACTAGCAGAACTTACCCAAGATTTGCCAGAAAAACTATTTCAACAGAGAACTATTTACTGGGACCAGTCCGACATTCGGGAAGTGAACTCCCTAATAGCCAACTTTCGACAAACGTCGGCGAGTTTGAGCAGTAAAATTTGGGAGATAGAACGAGCCAAAGTCACCTTAGAAGAACGAGTTACAGAACGCACCCAAGAACTATCCCACCTAAACGAACGCCTGCAGGATCGCATTCAAGAAGTGCAAGAATCAAAGGCTGCCTTGTTGGAAAGCGAAAAACGGTTTCGGCTGGTTGTGGAATACGCACCCATTGGCGTTGCGATGGTGGATAACACAGGAACCCCTTTATTTGTCAATACTTGTTTGAGCAAAATGTTGGGCTATAGCAAAGAAGAATTGTGCCAAATGGATTTCACCCAGTTTACCTATAAAGAAGACATTGACTTGGATGTCCAACTTTATCAAGGGTTAATGGGTGGTCTGCGCGATAGCTATACCTTAGACAAACGATTTATCAACAAAACAGGGGAACTCATTTGGGGGGATTTGACTGTAGCTGCCGTACGTCGGGAAGAAGAAAATGCCACCTTTGCCGTAGCGATGGTGCGAGATGTAACCGAACGTCACCTGGCGGAACAAAAACTGCGGGAACTTTCCGACCGTCTGGAGTTGGCTTTGCAAGCCGGTAAAATTGGTGTTTGGGAGTGGGATGTTACCAATGACATATTGTTTTGGGACGATCGCATGTACGAATTGTTTGATATTCCCCCTTCGGTGCAACCGTTGAGCTATCAAACGTTTATCTCCCGGGTGCATCCCGACGACCGTTCCTACGTAGAGACCACCTTACAAAACGCGATCGCTAATAGAGAAAAATTTGACTGCGAGTTTCGCATTGTACTCGACGACGGCACAATTCGTTTTATCAAAGGCGACAGCATCGTTCGCTATGGGGAAAACCACAACGAACCCACCAGAACAATTGGGATTAACTGGGATTTAAGCGATCGCAAACACACCGAAGAACAACTGCGGCAGACCAACCGGGAACTCGAACGTGCCACCCGCCTCAAAGATGAGTTTCTGGCAAATATGAGCCACGAACTGCGAACTCCCCTCAACTCCATTTTGGGGATGTGCGAAGGATTACAAGAAGAGGTCTTTGGCACCCTCACCGACAAACAGCATAAATCTCTAACCACCATCGAACGCAGCGGCAAACATCTACTGGACTTAATTAACGAAATTTTAGATTTATCCAAAATCGAATCGGGAAAACTAGAACTAGAGATTCAGGAGGTATCCTTATACGACATTTGCCAAAGCAGCTTAACCTTTGTACGCCAGATGGCATACAAAAAAATATCCATCTGA
- a CDS encoding response regulator, translated as MPKQLNLCTPDGIQKNIHLSQQVPQNIGTISVDERRLRQILINLLTNAVKFTPNGGSVTLEVMRQPPTNSDSCGYVSLSVVDTGIGIHPNNLNKLFQEFVQIDSNLNRRYGGTGLGLSLVRRLTELHGGTVTVDSELGEGTRFTVHLPYGNCSLELSPTTEEPEAGKAISTPNNRQVLLVEDSTPAADHLTRYLREMELQVHRLSGTEDVLQVALQVQPSLIVLDIQLPQRSGWEILQQLKDSEETQKIPVLVVSVVDDRCWGLALGASEYLVKPVNRNQFQTALAKLRFYKPTAQTNGNAAVATPETPDESQSSQPVILLAEDDYANVSTISSYLEFRGYQLLVASDGKEALAMAAERHPDLILMDVQMPDMDGLEATRRIRANPTIASIPIVALTALAMSGDREKCLEAGANEYIAKPVRLKQLSETIRMLLAKSADSR; from the coding sequence TTGCCAAAGCAGCTTAACCTTTGTACGCCAGATGGCATACAAAAAAATATCCATCTGAGCCAGCAAGTTCCCCAAAACATTGGCACCATCAGCGTTGACGAACGCCGGTTGCGGCAAATCTTGATTAACCTACTTACCAACGCCGTGAAATTTACCCCCAACGGTGGCAGCGTTACCCTAGAAGTCATGCGACAACCACCCACCAACAGCGATTCCTGCGGCTACGTTTCCCTGTCGGTGGTTGATACCGGCATTGGCATTCACCCAAACAACCTTAACAAGCTTTTTCAGGAGTTTGTACAAATTGACAGCAACCTCAACCGTCGCTACGGCGGTACGGGTTTGGGATTGTCGCTGGTACGTCGCCTGACGGAATTACACGGGGGAACGGTAACTGTAGACAGCGAACTCGGGGAAGGTACTCGCTTTACAGTACATTTGCCTTACGGAAACTGTTCGCTGGAACTGTCACCCACAACAGAAGAACCAGAAGCTGGCAAAGCAATTTCTACTCCCAACAACCGCCAAGTGTTACTGGTAGAAGATTCTACCCCGGCAGCCGACCACTTAACCCGCTATTTGCGGGAGATGGAATTGCAAGTGCATCGCTTGTCGGGAACCGAAGATGTGCTACAAGTGGCATTGCAGGTGCAACCCAGTTTGATTGTTTTGGATATTCAACTGCCGCAGCGATCGGGTTGGGAAATTTTACAGCAGCTCAAAGATAGCGAGGAAACCCAGAAAATCCCGGTTTTGGTGGTTTCGGTGGTAGACGATCGCTGCTGGGGATTGGCTTTGGGAGCTTCGGAATATTTGGTGAAGCCAGTGAACCGCAACCAATTCCAAACTGCATTGGCGAAGTTACGATTTTACAAACCTACTGCTCAAACGAATGGAAATGCGGCTGTTGCTACACCAGAAACACCTGACGAATCTCAATCATCCCAACCGGTGATTTTGCTGGCGGAAGATGATTATGCCAACGTGAGTACGATTTCTAGTTATTTGGAGTTTCGCGGTTACCAACTGCTGGTGGCTAGCGATGGCAAGGAGGCGTTGGCGATGGCTGCCGAACGCCACCCGGATTTGATTTTGATGGATGTGCAAATGCCTGATATGGATGGTTTGGAGGCAACCCGTCGCATTCGAGCAAATCCCACCATTGCTTCCATTCCTATTGTGGCTTTGACGGCACTGGCTATGTCTGGCGATCGCGAAAAATGTCTGGAAGCTGGTGCCAATGAATATATAGCCAAACCAGTTCGTTTAAAACAACTCTCGGAAACCATTCGGATGTTGCTGGCAAAATCTGCTGATTCTCGCTAG
- a CDS encoding hybrid sensor histidine kinase/response regulator has protein sequence MQPSVLIVDDEPDNFDIIETLLHEQDYQLYYAPSGEKTLALLENFQPDTILLDIMMPDMDGMEICQKIRANPKWEAIPVIVVTALSAKEDLARCFAAGADDFISKPVNGIELRARVASMLRIKQQRDRLQGLLEFLQQNLQYLRSCIAYSLPHEFNTPMNGILGSVDLLIDGYEDIDTEERQELLQLMKGSAERMNGLIQNFLTYARLELTKTDLEQLEKTRKTRYETPTLSAIAGVAKHEAKQANRGEDLVCEVEEATLSIAAFDLQKFTETLVSNALKFSSPGTPVRVIGQFMNGMFQISVIDRGTGMTPEQIKSIGAYVKFDRSRNQQQGMGLGLAIAKTIAEIYGKDFQIHSDPNGGTTVQVLFPFVNI, from the coding sequence ATGCAACCATCTGTTTTAATTGTTGATGACGAACCAGACAATTTTGATATTATCGAAACGCTATTGCACGAGCAAGATTACCAACTCTATTATGCACCGAGCGGTGAAAAAACTCTGGCTCTTTTAGAAAATTTTCAGCCGGATACGATTTTGTTGGATATCATGATGCCGGATATGGATGGCATGGAAATTTGCCAAAAAATTAGAGCCAATCCCAAATGGGAAGCCATTCCGGTGATTGTGGTAACGGCTTTGAGTGCTAAAGAAGATTTGGCTCGTTGTTTTGCTGCCGGTGCGGATGATTTTATTAGCAAACCGGTGAATGGCATCGAACTGCGAGCCAGGGTGGCTTCCATGTTGCGTATCAAACAACAACGCGATCGCTTGCAAGGATTGCTAGAATTTCTGCAACAAAATTTACAATATTTACGCAGTTGTATTGCTTACAGTTTGCCCCATGAATTTAACACGCCGATGAATGGGATTTTGGGTTCTGTTGATTTGTTAATTGATGGTTATGAAGATATCGACACAGAAGAACGTCAAGAGTTACTCCAACTCATGAAAGGTTCGGCGGAGCGCATGAATGGGTTAATTCAAAATTTCCTGACCTACGCACGTTTGGAGCTAACCAAAACCGATTTGGAGCAATTAGAAAAGACTCGTAAAACACGCTACGAAACACCAACCCTATCAGCGATCGCAGGGGTAGCAAAACATGAAGCCAAACAAGCCAATCGTGGGGAAGATTTGGTTTGCGAAGTAGAAGAAGCCACCCTATCGATCGCAGCTTTTGACTTGCAGAAATTTACAGAAACATTGGTCAGCAATGCCTTGAAATTTTCCTCACCGGGAACGCCAGTACGGGTTATCGGTCAATTCATGAATGGTATGTTTCAAATTTCAGTAATCGACCGAGGAACTGGTATGACCCCCGAACAAATCAAAAGCATTGGTGCCTATGTCAAGTTCGATCGCTCCCGCAACCAACAACAGGGAATGGGATTGGGATTGGCTATAGCCAAAACCATTGCCGAAATTTACGGCAAAGACTTTCAAATTCACAGCGACCCCAACGGAGGAACCACTGTGCAGGTTTTGTTCCCTTTCGTTAACATTTAA
- a CDS encoding EAL domain-containing protein: MSEQPTNPASILVVDDEVNGFDVIETLLFDQGYQLYYAPSGEKALEFLQTCQPDVILLDVMMPEMDGMEVCRRVKAGYDGQYIPIIMVTALTAKENLAQCLQAGADDFVGKPINGLELRARVASMLRIRQQHKNIEQLCLQLQSNNQNLEAEVAERTKQLQQRIHYDPLTGFPSRTSLLETLERELSHCQKYNQSLALLYIDCDEFNLINSSLGYEIGDRILVAISERLSSYLKSEDRLFRTGEDEFCILLKSIKDTKELSETAADILQLFEESFVVESYETFISVSIGISLTNAEYQNPQDMVRDADTAMYKAKTKGPGTYRIFDQELKNAIGKRLSLENDLRRALERKEFIVYYQPIINLKTEQICGFEALIRWQHPQRGMVSPGEFIPCLEDTGFIVPVGLEVMQQACQQLKTWQEQGATDLEMSVNLSVRQFSHPTLLEDLHRIIQTNNIHPSDLKLEITESAIVDNPDATVTSIQKMRQAQIKLAIDDFGTGYSSLSYLQKFPVDNLKVDRSFVKSISENHRNYYILQEIVKLGQALGMTVTAEGIETETQMRQLQNLGCEYAQGYFFAKPMSGEEATQLLREKIAV, from the coding sequence ATGAGCGAACAACCAACCAATCCAGCTTCTATTTTAGTCGTAGATGATGAAGTAAATGGTTTTGATGTTATCGAAACTTTACTATTTGACCAAGGCTATCAATTATACTACGCACCCAGCGGCGAAAAGGCACTAGAATTTCTGCAAACCTGTCAGCCGGATGTCATTTTATTGGATGTCATGATGCCAGAAATGGATGGGATGGAAGTTTGTCGGCGGGTTAAAGCGGGTTACGACGGACAGTACATTCCCATTATTATGGTAACGGCTTTAACAGCGAAAGAAAATTTAGCTCAATGTTTGCAAGCCGGTGCTGATGATTTTGTTGGCAAGCCAATCAATGGTTTGGAATTGCGTGCCAGAGTTGCTTCCATGCTGCGGATTCGCCAGCAACATAAAAATATCGAGCAATTGTGCTTGCAATTACAGAGTAACAATCAAAACTTAGAAGCAGAAGTTGCCGAACGCACCAAACAATTACAGCAACGCATTCACTACGATCCCCTCACGGGATTTCCCAGTCGCACTTCTTTACTAGAAACCTTGGAAAGGGAACTCAGCCATTGTCAAAAATATAATCAGTCTTTGGCGTTGCTGTATATTGACTGCGACGAGTTTAATTTAATTAATAGTTCTTTGGGATATGAAATCGGCGATCGCATTTTGGTAGCTATTAGCGAGCGTTTATCCAGCTATCTAAAATCGGAAGATCGGTTGTTCCGGACCGGGGAAGATGAATTTTGCATTTTACTCAAATCCATAAAAGATACCAAGGAACTCTCAGAAACAGCCGCCGATATTCTGCAACTTTTTGAAGAATCTTTTGTGGTAGAGAGCTACGAAACCTTTATTAGCGTTTCCATAGGCATTTCCCTTACCAATGCCGAGTATCAAAATCCCCAAGACATGGTGCGGGATGCCGATACTGCCATGTACAAAGCCAAAACCAAAGGACCGGGAACCTATCGGATTTTTGACCAAGAATTAAAAAACGCGATCGGCAAACGTTTGTCTTTAGAAAACGACCTCCGCCGAGCTTTAGAAAGGAAAGAATTTATTGTCTACTACCAACCAATTATTAACTTAAAAACCGAACAAATTTGCGGTTTTGAAGCACTAATTCGCTGGCAACATCCGCAGCGAGGAATGGTATCTCCAGGAGAATTTATTCCCTGTTTGGAAGATACGGGATTCATCGTACCCGTTGGTTTGGAAGTCATGCAACAAGCCTGCCAGCAACTAAAAACATGGCAGGAACAAGGTGCCACCGACTTGGAAATGAGCGTAAATTTATCCGTACGGCAATTTTCCCACCCTACTTTGCTAGAAGACCTACATCGGATTATTCAAACCAACAATATCCATCCTTCGGATTTAAAACTAGAAATCACCGAAAGTGCGATCGTAGATAATCCCGATGCTACGGTAACTTCTATTCAAAAAATGCGCCAAGCACAAATCAAACTTGCCATCGATGATTTTGGAACGGGATATTCTTCTTTGAGCTACTTGCAGAAATTTCCGGTAGACAATTTAAAAGTCGATCGCAGCTTCGTCAAGAGTATCAGCGAAAACCACAGAAATTACTACATCCTGCAAGAAATTGTAAAATTGGGACAAGCCTTGGGAATGACGGTAACGGCAGAAGGCATAGAAACGGAAACCCAAATGAGGCAACTACAAAATTTAGGCTGCGAATACGCTCAAGGATATTTCTTCGCCAAACCCATGAGTGGAGAAGAAGCTACGCAGTTGCTGAGAGAAAAAATAGCAGTTTAG
- a CDS encoding DUF4114 domain-containing protein, with the protein MFATNFRKFRKRLFPTAGMAIAFFGSLSVGMDPSLAANMRPVSFGHSWDGEEHSLQNILDGMTVSGPNIDTKQDQTPYDLFTSTAIGNSSSTLMAEVADYASTNQFGIYSAKTGEKAVLFDGNATSSSQSFFSFLENGDLKIWDAVSSNSEVEITTKKGFGNQFGFFLNVAAENATYYSDDSLNPNGSPQAVIYQGNNQTQMQLPNYEAGLFNDNQFIVAFEDLLVENSDRDYNDMVAMVGAVEPIEPVPEPTSMAGLALVAGTWFLTRRRSER; encoded by the coding sequence ATGTTCGCAACCAATTTTCGCAAGTTTCGCAAACGTCTCTTCCCTACCGCAGGGATGGCGATCGCGTTTTTCGGCAGTTTGTCTGTCGGCATGGACCCCAGTTTGGCAGCCAACATGCGTCCGGTCAGTTTCGGCCATTCCTGGGATGGAGAAGAACACTCCCTACAAAACATCTTAGATGGCATGACCGTTTCTGGTCCCAATATTGATACCAAACAAGACCAAACCCCATACGATCTCTTTACCAGTACCGCCATTGGCAATTCTAGTTCTACTTTGATGGCAGAAGTTGCCGACTACGCTTCTACAAACCAATTTGGTATTTACAGTGCCAAAACTGGGGAAAAAGCCGTTTTGTTTGACGGCAACGCCACCTCAAGCAGTCAGTCTTTCTTTAGCTTTTTGGAAAACGGCGATCTGAAGATTTGGGATGCCGTCTCCTCCAACTCCGAGGTAGAAATCACCACCAAAAAAGGATTCGGCAATCAATTTGGATTTTTCCTAAATGTAGCCGCAGAAAACGCCACCTACTACTCCGACGATTCCCTCAATCCCAACGGTTCGCCGCAAGCGGTTATCTATCAAGGCAACAATCAAACCCAAATGCAACTTCCCAACTACGAAGCTGGTTTGTTCAACGATAACCAATTTATCGTAGCCTTTGAAGATTTGCTGGTAGAAAACTCCGACCGCGACTACAACGACATGGTGGCGATGGTTGGTGCTGTCGAGCCTATAGAACCGGTACCGGAACCCACATCCATGGCTGGTTTGGCTTTGGTGGCAGGTACGTGGTTTCTAACTCGCCGCCGCAGCGAACGATAG
- a CDS encoding NfeD family protein gives MKWFKQCWFRWFSSPTSPPVYLPNGQIKADDRYQGEAIVEEAIALGKPGRVYFRGSWYPARCCQNVVMQVGQRVIGIGRSGIEMVVEPLPENYEDL, from the coding sequence ATGAAGTGGTTCAAGCAATGTTGGTTCCGTTGGTTTTCTTCGCCAACCTCCCCGCCGGTATACTTACCCAACGGTCAAATCAAAGCGGACGATCGCTATCAAGGAGAAGCCATTGTGGAAGAAGCGATCGCCCTCGGCAAGCCAGGCAGGGTCTACTTTCGCGGTTCTTGGTATCCGGCACGTTGTTGCCAAAATGTGGTGATGCAAGTAGGGCAAAGAGTCATCGGCATTGGTCGTTCGGGAATAGAAATGGTGGTAGAACCCTTACCGGAAAACTATGAAGATTTGTAA
- a CDS encoding DUF1822 family protein, which translates to MKPLPESLPFTVHLTSQMHQQAWQLAAEVSDAEKRQQIYFNLLAVQAVNFYCKCIDIPTAQNSRDSQDAICQILLDVADLQLENLGKIECRPILPNEAAVRVPAEVWENRIGYIAVRLDASLREASLIGFLPNADREEIPIEQWESLDDFLDCLEELERQAEMQPEDSSPSKPPVKLSKWLQNIFDVGWETVENLLDPQVLEPSFQFRHAKTEVETETSVVDRSASGIVRGKVLQLDAGSDATNIALLVWLQATSDHRMDVRVEIHGTQGNFYLPKDLHVSILDESLATVMQAEARSTRKLEFEFTGDFGDRFYVRTAWKGAAAVEAFII; encoded by the coding sequence ATGAAACCATTACCAGAATCTCTACCCTTTACCGTACATTTAACCAGCCAAATGCACCAGCAGGCTTGGCAATTAGCAGCAGAAGTTTCGGATGCAGAAAAACGCCAACAAATATATTTCAATTTGTTAGCCGTACAAGCAGTCAATTTCTACTGCAAGTGCATCGATATTCCCACCGCTCAAAATTCCCGAGACAGCCAAGATGCCATCTGCCAAATCTTACTTGATGTTGCCGATTTACAGCTAGAAAATCTGGGAAAAATTGAATGCCGTCCGATTTTACCCAACGAGGCAGCAGTGCGCGTTCCGGCAGAGGTTTGGGAAAATCGAATTGGTTACATTGCCGTCCGTTTGGATGCCTCTTTACGGGAAGCCAGTTTGATTGGTTTCTTGCCAAATGCCGATCGCGAGGAAATTCCGATCGAACAGTGGGAATCTTTGGATGATTTTTTAGATTGTCTGGAAGAGTTGGAACGGCAAGCAGAGATGCAGCCAGAAGATAGTTCACCCAGCAAACCACCAGTAAAATTAAGTAAATGGCTGCAAAATATTTTTGATGTTGGTTGGGAAACGGTAGAAAATTTGTTGGACCCGCAAGTTTTAGAGCCTTCTTTCCAATTTCGCCATGCCAAAACTGAGGTGGAAACGGAAACCTCTGTGGTAGATCGTTCCGCATCTGGGATTGTGCGTGGTAAAGTGTTACAGCTCGATGCTGGCAGCGACGCGACCAACATTGCTTTGCTGGTTTGGTTGCAGGCAACCTCAGACCATCGCATGGATGTGCGCGTGGAAATTCACGGAACCCAAGGAAATTTTTATTTGCCGAAAGATTTGCATGTTAGTATTTTAGATGAGAGTTTGGCGACGGTGATGCAGGCAGAAGCAAGAAGTACGCGCAAACTGGAATTTGAATTTACTGGTGATTTTGGAGATCGATTTTACGTACGTACTGCTTGGAAAGGAGCAGCTGCTGTGGAAGCCTTTATCATTTAA